Proteins encoded in a region of the Marinococcus sp. PL1-022 genome:
- a CDS encoding zinc metallopeptidase, with translation MGMLLLYLAALILIPLWAQSKVKKAYKKYSNVSNSSGMTGASVAKKILEENGIYNVRVEPTKGKLTDHYDPSKKVVRLSEENYYNSTVAAQAIASHEVGHAIQDAENYAFLRFRSSLAPVASTGSNLSFFLILAGILLQSTGMFLAGIVFFSAAVLFQVVTLPVEFNASSRAMNQIVATGIISNNEERETKKVLDAAALTYVAAALVAVLELGRFIAMFLMTSQE, from the coding sequence ATGGGAATGCTTCTGTTATATTTAGCAGCGCTGATCCTCATTCCGCTTTGGGCACAGTCCAAAGTGAAAAAAGCATATAAAAAATATTCGAACGTAAGCAATTCATCCGGAATGACAGGGGCCTCCGTGGCAAAAAAAATCCTGGAGGAAAACGGCATCTATAATGTACGCGTAGAGCCGACTAAAGGAAAACTAACGGATCACTATGATCCCTCGAAAAAAGTTGTCCGCTTGTCGGAGGAGAACTATTACAATTCGACAGTAGCGGCTCAGGCTATCGCTTCCCACGAAGTGGGACACGCCATTCAGGATGCGGAAAACTATGCGTTTTTACGATTCCGTTCCTCGCTTGCCCCGGTGGCTTCGACCGGGTCCAACCTTTCCTTCTTTTTAATTCTTGCCGGTATTTTGCTGCAGTCGACCGGCATGTTTCTGGCGGGCATCGTATTCTTTTCGGCCGCCGTACTGTTCCAGGTTGTCACTCTTCCGGTGGAATTTAATGCGAGCAGCCGGGCCATGAATCAGATTGTGGCGACCGGTATAATCAGCAACAATGAAGAACGGGAAACGAAAAAAGTGCTCGATGCCGCTGCATTAACGTACGTGGCAGCTGCTCTGGTAGCCGTGCTGGAACTGGGGCGTTTTATCGCCATGTTCCTCATGACAAGCCAAGAATAG